TGAAGAGATCCTGAGAGACCACCTTGTTCAGGGGATCATCAGCGTGCCACTGGGCATCCAGGAGAGCCTGCAGCGAGCAGGAATGCAGTAAGAGAGCCAGCCTACACATGCACAGTTTGGGTGGGAGTAAACTGCCAGATTTGTCCTCTGTGGGATGTTTCTGTGAACACCCTCGGTCTTCAGCTGTTGTTGCTCTGGTGCCTACCATGTCCATTTTCTGGTGCACCAGGTGTGATTCTCTGTTGGGTGACAGCCTGCCTGCACAGGTGCTCATGTCAGTGATGATtgtcttcccttcccctgcagggagatgctgctgaAGCCACACAGTAGAATCCAGGTCATTGAAGGTGCCAAGAACAACCTCCCTGACCCAGAGGCTCTTAGGGGAGCAAGTGCTATTCGGGAGCTGGCTGAGGGCCTGACAGCAGATGACCTGCTCCTTGTGCTCATCTCAGGTGGGTACACTGGGGAATAGGCTGTGCTGAGtgcccctgctgctgcagcccttccagctACTTGGCTGCAGgggactgctgtgctgctctggccctttcagtgatttttcctctcccttcacTCACAAGACTTTTTCCAGGAGTGCAGCAGGGGAAGGCGCAGGGCTGCCCCAAGTTCTGGGGAGTTCCTGAGCTGTGCAGGCTGTGATGGTGGCACACAGGCTGTCAGCTGCTCTCACCCTTTGGCAAGGGTGgcattttttctcatctcttccttAAATCTGGGGATGCAGACTTGGGTGAAGTAGTTCTTGGTTGACTCACAAGCTCTGAACTTGTGTAATTTGGGACTGACCTTCAGAGCTTTGCTCTTTCCCTTTACTTTTCCTGTGGCAACTGGACATGAGGCCCCAGCCTCTgaagcagggagctgcacaCCTTGAGGGGTCAGCCCTGACCACATCCAGGCAAACACCCCCAGGCCCTGAGTGTTGGGTCAGGACGTCCCCAGGCCCAGAGCTGTATAGGAAGTGGATATTGTGCATCAAAGGGATGCAGTAGCATTGCCACAGTTCAAGCTTGGCTGAGTGATtcaggacaaaagaaaacaggggcttggagcagctctgctgaaacCGCTTGGTCTCTGCTTGGTAATTGTCATTGTTTCCATTGTGGTTGTTGGAGCGTGATGTGgtgcagagagcacagagctgttagGCAGTCACCCAAGTGGCTGACATCTAGCTGTTCTCACTAGGGATTCCCCTGGGTGTCCTTCTGTCCTTTGGCTACTGGTATCTCCAAGAGACTCCTCAGCCCATGAGGACCTACCTGTGGCTGTGGTGCACGTACACTCCCACACAGCAGCCGGTCTCcaactgctgctgcctctcagctAGAATCCTGGCTATTGACTGAAACCTAGGCATaggcatttgcatttgttttccttgctcaTCATGTTTTATTGATGCTGATTTGTCCCAAACCTCTGAGCAGATTTTGCCTTTTGACGGTAGCTTTCAGCTGTACTTTTGTGCGTTTTCACTCTCTactctcatttttctcctttccattctgtttttttctaccCATTTCACTTTAGCATTCTGATCCTTTTCCTTACCTTCTTCTGTACATTTCTGATGCCCACTTGTGTCAGTTGCCCTGATAGGATTTCCACTGATAAAACCATCACCCTGGGTGTGCTTTGTTCTATATTattctgttcccttttttttttccctcccagacCTAGATGTGTGCAGTTAGGGGGGTTGTTTCCTATCTTAGTGCAGccatagctttcttttttccatctccaTCTGCATAATGCTTCATGCTCTGTGAGTCTTGAAGTGTGTAGTACTGCTCATCCATCCAGGGAGCCCTGGAAAAGGAGTGTGGGAACACTCTGGTAACCTGATGTCATGAGAATAGGAATTTCTGGCCCTTCTCTGTGGTACCCTATTCCAGTGAGGTTTATGCTGCCTGTGTGAAGTGTAGCTGACTGCAGACAGTGCTGGGCTGCTATGATTAAAGCCTGGTGGTGAAGACTTCATTTGCCACTTCCCTGACTAGCTGTGCCTCCCCTCCACAGGTTGctgagggaaggggaaaggctgctcctgctcagctATTGGACAGCCCAGCTTCATTCCTGTCCTGTAATGTGCACATTAATGTCCGTACCATCTCTTCTGCATCCTAGGGGGTGGATCAGCCCTACTGcctgctcccatccctcccattctcctggaggagaaggagaagctCACAAAGATGCTGGCTTCCCGAGGAGCTGCCATACAGGAGCTGAACACTGTCCGGAAAACTCTGTCTTTGCTGAAGGGTGGAGGGCTGGCCCGCCTCGCATATCCTGCACAGGTAATCAGAGGAAACCTCTGCTTGCACAGAGGTCTGCCTCCTAAATGGTGGTTTAAGCAAGTGACCAAAGTTGTTTTGGATTTGTGACTTCACTGAGGGCCCAAACTCTCAGGGAGGGGGGTGGAGGAGGGGAATTCAGAACTGGCCATCCAGTCGCACCACTGAGCAGACCCCAGCCCTCACCCAGCAGGAGTTTCCATCATGCTGGTTCATTGCTCTGCTCATTCCCACTGCGTGTTCAGCACCTCAGCTCACCCAGAAGCTGTTCTCTCACTGGTGTGTCAGCTGAACCCACGCTAGGTGCTCTTGGCAGGTGGTGAGCCTCATCCTTTCTGACGTGATTGGTGACCCTCTGGACATCATAGCGAGTGGgcccactgctgccagctcccacaGCGTCCAAGACTGCCTTCACATCCTGGCCAAATACAacctgctgcacagcctgcccagctCCGTGGAAGCAGTCCTCTCCATCTCACCCACCAAGCCCACTGCTGCAGAAGACTACTCCCACGTTTGCAACGTCATCATTGGGTCCAACACACTGGCTTTAGCTGAGGCCAAGCGCCAAGCAGAGGGCCTGGGCTATGCAACCCTGATTCTCAGTGCAGCGGTCTGCGGGGACGTTGGCCgtgttgctgtgctgtactGCCAGCTGATCtgtctgctctgcctgcacttGGCCAGCCTTGGGGAAGGGCCTCAGGGCTCTGAGGTGAGGGGGAATCTCCTGCAGCTGGCGGCAGAGTTAGACATCCCAGGCTTGAACATGGATGAGTTTCTGCAGGCCCTGCAAGGACTGGAGCCCCAAAAACCAGTCTGCATCCTGGCTGGAGGAGAAACTACGGTTCAGCTTCAAGGAactgggaagggagggagaaaccAAGAGCTGGCTCTGcgagtggggctggggctgcacaaAGCACAGGGTGTTGAGGCCAGCAGCCTGGGCAGGTGTGATGTCGTATTTCTGAGCGGGGGAACGGATGGGCAGGATGGACCCACGGAGGCAGCAGGGGCTTTCTGCAGCCCAGAACTGGTGGCTGAGGCGCTGCAGGAAGGCCTCGATGCAGAGACCTTTCTCAGCAACAATGACTCCTATGCTTTCTTCAGCCACTTCCAGCGTGGGCGTCACCTCCTGGTGACTGGCTTGACAGGCACCAACGTCATGGACATCCAGGTTATTTTAATTAGAGCCATGGACAAATCATGAGAGCTCCCTCTGCAGATATTCAGATGCATTTAATTAGGAGCAGGGGTAAATAAGACCATAAACATTGCAGATGAAACTACTTAAATTAGGGCTAGCTGTCAAGGGTGCTAATATCTTTCTGTCAAAGAGTCTACTAATTAGGCACAAGCAAATCCACAGTAAAAGCATCGGGAACAGTGAAGTTCTTGTAATTGGGATCAGAGGAAGGTAAGCAGTCACACTGTGGATGTGATTGTTACATTTAGCACTTCTGCAGAGAGCCACCACTGCTGTGACAGCTTCAGCTGTGGGCAAAAGGCATGGAGAAAGTGAGGCCATGGCACAGCTGCTGGAGACAGCTCCTAGTGTGGTGTGGGAACCCCGTCTGATCCCAGTAGAGCCTCCGTGCCAGCAGTTCGTGTGCTAGAAGCTTTCATGGTGTTGTTTTCCAACTGGCCGGAAAACAGTCGCGCATCCAGCCTGAGCCACTGACCTTTCTTCTGTGCCGAGGCAGAAGTCGCTGTCACTCTGATTAACTCTGCTAATTCTGCGGAACAAAAGGCAAGGAAGTCTTCATGCTTAGCTCTCCTGACCCATGCTGCTGAGCTGATCAAAGGGCAAAGCTGCCAGAGCCTTGCTTTGACAGGGAGCTGCTCACCAACCCCTCTGAGAACGCCGTGGTGCTGCCGGTTTTGCCTCAGGCTGCCGTGCGATACGTGGGAGAGCAGAGATGAGTTGGATTTcccaggctgtggggctgaatTTTAGCTGGGCTCTGGCTACGTATTCAAAGGACTTCATCTCAGCAGCCAGTATGACCCAACACATTCAGCTCCTTTGAAAAATCTGCCTATTTGTCACAGAGCCTAagtgggagctgagctgctttgaaaatccaGCCCTAATTTAATAGGACACGCTTGACTCAGACTCTTCCCAGACAGACTAGCCTGCTCCGTGTGGCTGATCTAATCTCATGGCACAAATACTCCGTCCTGCCAGCACGGTGAGTAGTGGTGTCACTGTGCAGCCATGAGCTCCGCTCAGAGGAGGATTGGAGGGTGGATTTCTGAGGAGGCTGTGCACCTCCTGCTTTGTTCTTTAAGCTGATATCTGACAAGTTGGGGTGTTGGCAGGACTGCCAAAGCAGCCAGCCCCTCCCCCTTGGTGTCAGTACCAGCCTGAGCTGGTGCCCACAGCCTGAGCTCATCGCAGGGGGCTTTCAGAACCCAGCTCTTGGGGGTAATCACATCCCTGCATCTCCTTTGTGCTTCAGGACTGAAGGTCTTCTGCATCATGCCCAAGCTTGCTTACTCTGGCAAGCAGCTGGGAGATCTGCTTGAAGAGAGCTGCCAAGTGTCACAAAGCCTGTTGGGGAACAGTGGCACAAAAAAAGGTGCTTTGTGTTGGGTGTTTTCTCTGAGGGTCATCAATGGGCTTCAGAGCGTTTGGCTTTCACTGTGTGTCTGAGGTGCCAGTGCTGCAGGCGT
The DNA window shown above is from Coturnix japonica isolate 7356 chromosome 12, Coturnix japonica 2.1, whole genome shotgun sequence and carries:
- the GLYCTK gene encoding glycerate kinase, which produces MSLREHVLSLFRSAVGTVRPAPMLKRALKLQGEGCPQLLVNGRAFPLKRDLYLVGFGKAVLGMAAAAEEILRDHLVQGIISVPLGIQESLQRAGMQEMLLKPHSRIQVIEGAKNNLPDPEALRGASAIRELAEGLTADDLLLVLISGGGSALLPAPIPPILLEEKEKLTKMLASRGAAIQELNTVRKTLSLLKGGGLARLAYPAQVVSLILSDVIGDPLDIIASGPTAASSHSVQDCLHILAKYNLLHSLPSSVEAVLSISPTKPTAAEDYSHVCNVIIGSNTLALAEAKRQAEGLGYATLILSAAVCGDVGRVAVLYCQLICLLCLHLASLGEGPQGSEVRGNLLQLAAELDIPGLNMDEFLQALQGLEPQKPVCILAGGETTVQLQGTGKGGRNQELALRVGLGLHKAQGVEASSLGRCDVVFLSGGTDGQDGPTEAAGAFCSPELVAEALQEGLDAETFLSNNDSYAFFSHFQRGRHLLVTGLTGTNVMDIQVILIRAMDKS